From one Mytilus trossulus isolate FHL-02 chromosome 10, PNRI_Mtr1.1.1.hap1, whole genome shotgun sequence genomic stretch:
- the LOC134688523 gene encoding uncharacterized protein LOC134688523 gives MSRELRESKNVNYKQLHCVGMSSPNVTEDVFSLEKEMTPVKSRRLQKVEEIESEVDSNDSGESSEEDEELQRLKKELAKVKRKKKEQKSQEKKEKIRKEIEKEKKEIKKKTEKQKGNFFEKRATIVSASIPKYVSGIDGCTTQAFPGATIGRLTELISSGKVDLISLDFVIVHVGTNNISSSQSVDTIISYFGDLIHKLKKMTFAKLIFTSILPRPVDHMKTGAKVNKVNTELKRLCKRNNLLYCNLYRSFLLDNIPDASLFAPRDGLHLNFAGTELFRKKIINIIKHQSI, from the exons ATGTCTCGGGAATTAAGGGAAAGTAAGAACGTTAACTATAAACAATTGCATTGTGTGGGAATGTCTAGCCCTAATGTTACGGAGGATGTGTTCAGTTTGGAGAAGGAGATGACTCCAGTGAAGTCAAGAAGACTACAGAAAGTGGAGGAAATTGAGTCGGAGGTCGACAGCAATGACAGTGGTGAAAGTAGCGAGGAAGATGAGGAGTTGCAGAGGTTAAAGAAGGAGTTGGCGAAAGTAAAGCGGAAAAAGAAGGAACAAAAGTCGCAGGAGAAGAAAGAAAAGATCAGGAAGGAAATAGAGAAGGAGAAAAAAGAGATAAAGAAGAAAACGGAGAAACAAAAAG ggaatttctttgaaaaaagggCGACCATTGTGTCAGCGTCTATACCTAAATATGTTAGTGGAATAGATGGGTGTACAACTCAGGCCTTTCCTGGTGCCACTATTGGTCGTCTTACTGAGTTAATTTCATCTGGGAAAGtagatttaatttcattagattTCGTTATAGTTCATGTTGGTACTAATAATATTTCTTCGTCTCAATCCGTAGATACTATTATATCATATTTCGGAGATTTAATTCACAAGTTAAAAAAGATGACATTTGCTAAGTTGATCTTTACTTCTATTCTTCCTAGACCAGTTGATCACATGAAAACTGGAGCTAAAGTTAATAAAGTTAATACTGAGTTAAAAAGATtgtgtaaaagaaataatttattatattgtaatttgtatagGAGTTTCTTACTCGACAATATTCCAGATGCTTCCTTATTTGCTCCGAGAGATGGGcttcatttaaattttgctgGTACAGAACTTTTCAGAAAAAAGATAATCAATATTATTAAGCATCAGAGTATATAA